AATTGAATCTGTAGCCTGTGCTCTTTCATGTCTGTTTTTACTGTTAACAGCTATTTCTCTTAAAACTAACTGGGATTCTTCAATGTCCGGCTGTTTATCAATTGCTTTTCTTTTTCTTTCAACCCTTTTTACCTTTTTATTGGCGTTTTTGTTCTTTTTAAATCTATCAAAAAATCCCATTGTAATTCCTCATTTGATAATTATTATATTTTATAATAAAAATAGTTTATTTTACAAACATATCCTGTAAAAATCATCAGCTTTCATTTACTATATCATACATTTTCATCAAAAAGCTGGCCAGGGAAACAATATCCTGTCTGTTGTGTTCTATAATTGGAACTATCGGCCCTATATTCCTTTCAGTCAAGTATGTTTGATAATATCCCGGAATGTACTGGCCTGGAACGTCATCTTTTCTTTCAATTCCAAAGATTTCTTTTTCAATTGTTTGAAGTTGACAGTTAGGCAGAGTATTTTTCCACAGATTTCTTGCAAAATACAATAAATCAAGATGAGGCAAATCCAGCTGAGGATTCATTCTGTAATAGCTGCACCTATTTTTAATAAAGGGAACATCAAACATTGATCCGTTGAAGGTTACATGAATAGAATCATCATCCAAATGAGACAGATAAGCTTCCAAAACTGCAGGTTCCTCATAAATGTCTCTTAAGAAATATTGTGAAGAGGTTATTTTGTTGTTTTTGATTTCAGCTACACCAATCAGAATAACCGGAACATTTGATAAACCCAATGTTTCGATATCCATAAATTTAAAGTTTTCCGCATCAGGAATACTTGCATACTTTATTAGATTGTCCCTGCACTTTTTGCCGTACTTGTTTTTGTTCAGCAGTCTTAAAACATCCCTAAATGACATCTCATCAATACTGGCCATGAATCTGTCAGCATATGATCCGTATCTGTCATGAGCAGTAAGTGATTCAATGGTGTCGTATCCTGCATTTTTAAGGTTCTGTTCTGTTTTAATGCCTATTTTCGGAAGCAGTTTAAGGTTGTGGTTCATTTGTTGTTTAAAATTATTTTCAGCTAATTTGAAGTTTATTTTTTCACTTTCAGTTATACATAATGTTTCACCTGCATCAGTATCAATTATTTTACTTCCGCTAATATCTGACAGCTTTTTATTTTCATATTTAACCAGAAGATTTTCTTCCAATGCCTTAAAATAAGATGGTGAATTTTTCCTAGCTTTTTCTTTAGCTTTTTCAGAAGGATTATCTGAAGATATTGAATCTGACAATATCGCTTCCAACAAATACCTTTCGTGTTCTTCTCTTTGTGTCATTTACATTAATTTAGTCATTTATTGTATATATTATTAATTAAAGTATAATTGAATTTTAATAAAATATAAATAAGTTTATATAGTAGATTGATACAATATTAAATTGACTACTAATAAACTCAGCAATTATTAGTAGTCAGAGATAGATAAAAAAACAGCCAATTTTAAAATTCATTTCTCTAAAAAACTTGTAAAAACAAACACATTATAAGGCAAGGATAAAACTCTCAAATGCTTGCCTTATAATCCCAAAATACTATTTTTAAAAAAAAAAAATTCTTTAGAAAACTATAATAATATTTTAAAACTAATATTAAAATTAGTCAATATATAAAATATTAAGGTTGCAATAATGAAGCTAAAATTAGGTATAATCTATGGAATTTTAATATGGTTTTTTGTATATCTAATTACAGTAATATTTAGCCCATTGATAACCGACAACATTCCATACATCAATATTGTTGCTCCAATAGCTATTATCACAGTAACTGGTTTTTTTGGAATCCTCTACATCAGAGACATCAATGAAAATGAAGTTATTGAAGGATTTAAAATTGGAACAATATTTATTTTGATGGATGTTATTTGTGATTTTGTATTTTTTGTAATTCGCAAGAAAACAAATATCCTGATTGATGATTATCCAATTCATGTAATTTCTATGATTATATTAACTCTTATTACAACTACCTTACTTGGCTATCTAGCACAAATGGAAATAGATTTAAAATAAAGAGGTTTGAATATGATACCTAAATCACATCCACGTTATGAATCATTAGTTTTAAGAGACAAAATAGTTAAAGCCCAAAAAGAAGGATATTTAGCAGAATCTGCAATGATTGCACACGGCAGAGGAGAAGCATTTGACTACCTTCTTGGTGAAAAAACAACATTTCCTGCTAAAAGAGCAATGTATGCAGCAGTAGCTACCATATTATTATCCGAAAATCCGGTTATATCAGTAAATGGAAATACAACAGCTTTAGCTATTGATGAAGTAATTCAATTTGCAAAAACCGTAAATGCCAAAATAGAAATCAATTTATTTTACAGAACTGATGAAAGAGTAGAAAAAATAACCGAACTCTACAAGAAACATGGATACAGCCAGATACTTGGAACAAAAGACGATGACATCAAATACCTGAAAAGCATTAAAAATGAAAGAGCATCAGCCAGCAAAACAGGTATCTATTCAGCAGACACCGTTCTTGTACCTTTAGAAGATGGAGACAGAGCAGAAATTCTAAGTAAAACAGGCAAAAAAACAATCACAATTGATTTAAATCCTTTATCCAGAACTTCACAAACTTCAGACATTTCAATTGTAGATAATGTTGTACGTGCATTTCCATTTATGACAGAAATTGCTAAAGACCTGAAAACTCAGGACAAACAACTTTTAATAAATATGATAAACGACTTTGACAACAGAAAAAACCTTAAAGAAGCACTGAAACTATTTAAAAATAAATAAAACGAGGAATATAAAATGGAAGTAATGGGAATATCAGGACTACCTGGATCTGGAAAAAGTTTAGTTTCTGAAATTGCAGCTAAGAAAGGAGCAGCAGTTGTAAGTATGGGAGACATAATACGTGAAGAAGCTAAAAAAAGAGGAGAAAGCTCAAAAGAAACTGCAACTAACCTTAGAAAAGAACACGGAAAATATATTGTAGCCAAGCTAACTATTGAAAAAATCAAAAAGATGATTGAAGACAAATTAGCTACAACAATCATCGTAGAAGGAATCAGAAGTCCTTTTGAAGTAAATATGTTTAAAGAAAACTTTGATGATTTTATAATTCTTTCCATTTTTGCAAATCCTGCAATACGCTTTAAAAGATTGCAGCAAAGAAACAGAGAAGATGACTCTGAAAATTACGAAGACTTCCTGAAAAGAGACCAGATGGAATTGGATTTTGGTATTGGAACTGTAATCTCATTATCCGATAAAATCATTATCAATGAAAAGGATTTGGAAAGCTATGAAAAAGAAATAAATGAATTTTTAAAAGAAAACACCACCCTCTAAATTCATTTATCTTCCAATTCTGCTTCTTCAATAATATACAAACCACTATCCAAATGCCATGTTTTTTTATCTTTTAAAATATTGATTCTTTTTTTGAAAATTGGACCGTCAACAGCTAGTGTTTCTGCTTCTCCACCTTCAAAAGCTAAATTAATACCAACTTTTTTGTTGATTTCAACCAGTTCATCAATAGCTTTATCATCGATTTTTCTGCCCAGCCATGATTCATCTAAACCATAAGCAAAAACACCACTTATTATAACTTCAAAACCTAATGAAACAATCTCTTTCATATATTCAAGTTCATCCACATGCCAGTAAGGAGATATGATTTCCAGTCCAACTTCATCACCTAATTTTTCAATCCTTGATTTTTGATAAACTGAATAAAGTGCACCGGTATATATGGCTTCAACACCTAAATCTTTAAGTTTTATAAAAGCCATTTTTAAATCTTCAAGTTCCTCTTCTTTAATGCCCTGAGTCTGTGCAGTAATGATTGGAATATTTAATGCTTCTGCAAGCAAATCAGTTATATGAATATTCGGAACATGAAACATGTAAGATTCATCATTAACAGATTTCATAGAAAGAAGATATTTAACATCTTCTCCTGTTTCTAAAGCATTATATAATGCCATAGTACTGTCTTTTCCTCCAGAAAATAAAACAGCTACCTTCATCAAATACTACCTTTTAACCTTTTTATTAAGGAACTTTTTGAATTTTCTATAACTAACAACAACTGCATCGAAGTAAATTCCAACAACAGAAACCATTACACCAACAACACCTGAAACCAGTATGAATTCGTTGTCAGATATCATAGACTGATTGGTTTGATTAACAACCTTTTGAGTTGGTCCTTCAATATGAGTTGCAACAATTCCTCTTTCCAATAGAGCATCTTCAAATTCACCTAAAGAGGCAGATGATACAACCAATTTAGCATGTATCTGAGCATAAGCAATAGAATCACCATAAACTAATTTATACCAATCAGAAAATGACTGCAATGCAGAACTGGATGTGTAACCCGGTTCTAAAGTAATATTAATTCTGCCTGAAGGTTCAACTGTATAATCTGCATAATGAGAATCAATATTGCCTATTACACTATTAAAATAAGCCAATTCCTTATCATTAAAACTCCATAGGAAAAACGTTACTCCAGTTTCATTAAATGATTTAAAACCATCGATTTTAGATAAATTCTGTTCCAATTCACCTACATCTGTGGCGGAAGACAAATCCAAATATAATGTTTCTTCATTTCCGGGAACATTCTTTTCAAGTTCACCGACAAATGCCGGGACCTCCTCATACAAAGGCTCCAGGAAAAAGGCACCACCAATAGACCCTATAAGAAAAGCTACAACAAGAACAAGTGCTATTTCTTTTTTAGGCATAAATGGCTTTAACATACCTATAGAAAAAACAAATACCATCAATATAATGAATAAAATAACATATACAATAGCAATTAAAATATCCATAAATTCACGCGCCAATTAAATAATATTACTATTTAAGATAACAAGTAATTTAAATAAGTTTTGGATAGATTAATGGATTATTTCCCATTGAAAAAAGAAGAATAGATGAAAATTAATCAATCATAAAATTTCTGATTAACACACTTCCAAATCATTGTATGTTCATCTTCCTGACTTACAAATTCAAATTCCGTTTCAGGAGCAAGAAGAATATCGCAACTCATTTCAGGATCCATCATACCACCTAAATAAACAGTTCTGGTGTCTTTTGGAAGTATTAAAACATTCAAATAAGGAATATTGTCATCAAAATGCATATTTACACTGGCTTTAAGTGGATCTGGAGATGAATAAACACCATCAACAGCTTGTTTTTTCATAAAAGGTTCCAATTCACGATAATAAACCCTAATTTCCTGATTTAAAGGCATGGCTTTTTCAAAAATCCAGTCATTAGGATTATTTCTTACTTCAAACAAGTCAAAAAAGGAATCAAGATCTATGCAAACAGTATCCTTACTTGAGGGATTTATCATAATTTCATCAATTTCTGATGAATCTTCAAGCATATCCTTCAAGTCTTTCATAAAAATAGCTATTACAGAAACTGGAGGATTGTCTTTTTTTAATTCTTCATTGTCTGTAAATAATGGAATGCATTTACATCCATTTTCTTCAATTGTAACAGGTTTAAAACTAAGAGGTTCATTTATTTCATCACTTTGAGTTTTAGAATATATTTCAACCGGAAGTAAAAGCTGTGCATTTTTAAATTCAGATACGAAACTTTCATATTCTTCTTTGCTCATAGATTCAGGTTCGATTTTCATTAATTCTTTAAGTTTAGCATTGTCTAGACTACTCATAAATTAACCTCACACATTACATTATAATTTACTTTTTAGAGATAAATATATTTTCACTATCCTCAGGCCATTCAATAACAAGTGTATTTCTGCCTTTATTTAAATTCAGAACACCACTGACATCATCTGCATCATGATTTACTCTAATCAGCTTAGATGACCCGTCATTGAATTTTACACTGACTGAGAGATGTTTTTTGTAGATATTGACATTAATGCTTTGATCCATCTCCAGATTAACAGTCTGCCTTGCGCCATGACCTTCACCATATACCTGATTGATTCCGCCGGCTATTTTATACATCTGGGATTTGACATTTACAGCATCGGAAACATCTGTTGTTTTATCAATTGCCAGACTGGCTAAAGGCAGAGTGAATATAGTCAGAATAATTAAGGCTATTGCAAATATAAACAAATATTCAACTGCAATTTGACCATTATTTTCTTTAAGCATCCTACATCACCAGAAAGAACTTTTTTATAAACAGCAGCATCAAATCACCATAAATAACAGATATCAAGAATCCTGCAAATATTGCAGGTGCAAACGGAAATCCTATTTTTACTGAAATGCTGTTGGATATGATTTTTTGAGCATTCATAATCTTTAAGAGATACATATCCTGAGCAGTTATTCCTCCGGCACTCTGAGATTTAAAGTAATAATTAAAATCAGGATTATTCTTTGTTTTGTAAACTTTTAGATTGCCATTGATGTCACTGATTAAAACAGCTATTTTTTCATTATTGAAATAATAATCATT
This genomic stretch from Methanobrevibacter smithii ATCC 35061 harbors:
- a CDS encoding ribonuclease H-like domain-containing protein, which translates into the protein MTQREEHERYLLEAILSDSISSDNPSEKAKEKARKNSPSYFKALEENLLVKYENKKLSDISGSKIIDTDAGETLCITESEKINFKLAENNFKQQMNHNLKLLPKIGIKTEQNLKNAGYDTIESLTAHDRYGSYADRFMASIDEMSFRDVLRLLNKNKYGKKCRDNLIKYASIPDAENFKFMDIETLGLSNVPVILIGVAEIKNNKITSSQYFLRDIYEEPAVLEAYLSHLDDDSIHVTFNGSMFDVPFIKNRCSYYRMNPQLDLPHLDLLYFARNLWKNTLPNCQLQTIEKEIFGIERKDDVPGQYIPGYYQTYLTERNIGPIVPIIEHNRQDIVSLASFLMKMYDIVNES
- a CDS encoding 4-phosphopantoate--beta-alanine ligase, with protein sequence MIPKSHPRYESLVLRDKIVKAQKEGYLAESAMIAHGRGEAFDYLLGEKTTFPAKRAMYAAVATILLSENPVISVNGNTTALAIDEVIQFAKTVNAKIEINLFYRTDERVEKITELYKKHGYSQILGTKDDDIKYLKSIKNERASASKTGIYSADTVLVPLEDGDRAEILSKTGKKTITIDLNPLSRTSQTSDISIVDNVVRAFPFMTEIAKDLKTQDKQLLINMINDFDNRKNLKEALKLFKNK
- a CDS encoding nucleoside monophosphate kinase; translated protein: MEVMGISGLPGSGKSLVSEIAAKKGAAVVSMGDIIREEAKKRGESSKETATNLRKEHGKYIVAKLTIEKIKKMIEDKLATTIIVEGIRSPFEVNMFKENFDDFIILSIFANPAIRFKRLQQRNREDDSENYEDFLKRDQMELDFGIGTVISLSDKIIINEKDLESYEKEINEFLKENTTL
- a CDS encoding diphthine--ammonia ligase — protein: MKVAVLFSGGKDSTMALYNALETGEDVKYLLSMKSVNDESYMFHVPNIHITDLLAEALNIPIITAQTQGIKEEELEDLKMAFIKLKDLGVEAIYTGALYSVYQKSRIEKLGDEVGLEIISPYWHVDELEYMKEIVSLGFEVIISGVFAYGLDESWLGRKIDDKAIDELVEINKKVGINLAFEGGEAETLAVDGPIFKKRINILKDKKTWHLDSGLYIIEEAELEDK
- a CDS encoding SseB family protein codes for the protein MSSLDNAKLKELMKIEPESMSKEEYESFVSEFKNAQLLLPVEIYSKTQSDEINEPLSFKPVTIEENGCKCIPLFTDNEELKKDNPPVSVIAIFMKDLKDMLEDSSEIDEIMINPSSKDTVCIDLDSFFDLFEVRNNPNDWIFEKAMPLNQEIRVYYRELEPFMKKQAVDGVYSSPDPLKASVNMHFDDNIPYLNVLILPKDTRTVYLGGMMDPEMSCDILLAPETEFEFVSQEDEHTMIWKCVNQKFYD
- a CDS encoding class III signal peptide-containing protein; amino-acid sequence: MLKENNGQIAVEYLFIFAIALIILTIFTLPLASLAIDKTTDVSDAVNVKSQMYKIAGGINQVYGEGHGARQTVNLEMDQSINVNIYKKHLSVSVKFNDGSSKLIRVNHDADDVSGVLNLNKGRNTLVIEWPEDSENIFISKK